The Dermacentor silvarum isolate Dsil-2018 chromosome 3, BIME_Dsil_1.4, whole genome shotgun sequence region atgtgcagcactagcgatggttggcggatacctatcgagagctgttAAGCTGTCATTGAacgggtgtcttgcaaagaatgcctcagtttgttgacaaagcccaagccctcggcgccatcagattctctgattaggcttcaagacagaagccgtctactgtatcggtcagacgaactcgtagttgtgctgaactctctgcgcaagtaggttgaagtagtgctcgctaagctaagaaattttacgcagccgctgagggagactgccgtgaatgctgctcaagtgctgcgagagcgtgaactattgaattgttcagtgcctgagcaccacgagaagctgtttgagatcatggtgacaaagttcttccgccctctattcactaattttgcgctgaagataacAGACAAGAACGAAATCGCAAAAgtttttcacagaagcccctttcacgaaagctccacaaaccttaaatccaaatgatggcaataaaagcttttgttgtgcagttattagagccgacattatttttttttcgacactgacatagaaaacatatgtaataataagcagaaggaaaatgaagcttcatactagtacagataagagctgtggttttccttttatcgttcttttcttttggaagaagcaatgcgcggcggcctgtacgcttctgtgtcggcgttaaacgcccggagatgttgtaaaacaatagaatcggcaccggtaaaaaaaattgcgtgatatatagttatgctacagcgcacgccgccgtagactgtcctgtatttctattctggggtagcaccgccaactggtggtgagtgacggaactatgcgcgacgaccggttccctgcgttctcggcgccgatgggcaggcatgaagtacATAGGAGGCTATGGATGAACATAACATGTCGAATGTACTTGCGTTAAATGTGCATCAAATGCTTCCACCCTTTGTAATGCGAAACCATTATTAGGCGACTCACCAACTAAATATGTCCGTCGGCCTGTCTGTTCGTCCGTATCGTGCAACGCGATGTGCtccataaagaagaaaagaaaacaggatAATTTTGAAGCGAAAAACGCTCGCGGTGGTGAGCTTGGAACCTACGACCTAATGCTCAGAAGCCGGTGTCGTGCGTACTGGCACAAACACCAACCTTTTTGATTTCGTTATGTTTATTACATTAACATGTAAcccaataaaacattcaccaacTGTGCATCGTAATACTATGGCGGGCCCAATGACATTCGCACACAGAAAAAGCACTGTTAAATTGATGGAAAGACAGGTTCCACTTTAGAAGGGCGGTAAGgataagcacctcaccaaaatgtgGCGCCAGTTCGATTGAATATCAAGTCCATCATAAGCGCgttttaggtgcacagtcatctggtGAAACTCACCGTTTTCGGTACAACCTGTTCGGCGTTGCGGTACATCATTCGCGCTTTCCAGAAACTATGCATtcccatgcaaaaaaaaagcatgtcGTAAGCTACATTATCATCAAGGGTCGGCAGCAGGTATCGCACAATATGAGGGTTGATTTCAAAGTCTTTCGTTAGAGTGCTTTGGAGGACATCCCGAAATAGGATGGCGTCTTTGCAACCAATGAAACGATGTTGATTAGACTAAAATTACCAGAAGACACAGCgataccctttttctgtagcctTGCTTTTGCCGGTAACGTTGCACTATGAAGTTTCTAAAATAATGTTTTGCAGCGATtggatatatacattttacgaactcgctttagcACATCGTGGCTTGGCCATACGATCTATAGTAATCAGTAACATGGAGGCGGTAATAGCATTAGGTATTGCAAGTTATTCATTGTGCCAGGCTCTCCATCCAACGCTTTCATCGAAGTTGTGCAACTTTCGTATATGGTCTTCAACATTTCAGCCCATGTGGCGAGAAAATATTTTTAGGCCAATTAGTGAGCGTGGGATGGGCTATGACCGAATCCCATATTTCAGTCACTCACGCAAGTCGCACTTCTCAGTGCCTTATGGTTGCCTtatttagttgtttcttcaatTTTTGCTTCAGGTTTATGCTTTTGGAGGTTCATGCAAGAGGTCTACTTGCCGGTTCATTTCCTGACAGTCGTATTTCCACCGAATACTTGTACTCTGTGTAACGTGAAACGTTACGCAAAGATTTACTGCCCATGCTAAACACCCACGCCTGCAGACGGTGAATATAACTGAATCATATTAATGTGTTGTGCCGGCGGCACAAAAGAAATTATCAAAAGAGAATAGTTTCtttgaaggctttgttgaaaaatTTGGTGATGGTGTAATAACAGCaatctctaggaccacatgtagatCTCACTTAGACCCTTGTAGACATCAGCAAAATTCCGGTTTCGCCAAAATTTAATGCCAAACTCGTCTAATGCCCGATGCGTAATGGGCCTTCCGTGaccgaccgaaatgccaccgatTTCTGAGCGCTCATGCGCTTCGCGTCGCGCAGCACCGACAGATAAGCAGCCAGTAAGTTTATAAGGATGATAAGGAAGGATGAGGGGTTATATTGGTCTCATCCCGGTTGACATTGGTTCGACACGGACGGATGAGGTGCTAAAGAGCTTTTATAATGGCCGAAGCTATTCTGATAATGAATGATAAGGGTTGATAAATGACTGGAAAACGGCACGAGTAAcacccattaaaaaaaaaaacgtgataaATTGGCTGTTTGCAATTACAGACTTGTTTGAAATACGTTCGCATGCTCAAAGTTGATAGAACATGTACGTGCAGACGAAATAAGATTGTTTTTAGGCAATAAaggtacagctgcagcggaaaaggGTTAGCACAAGTGGCCtatgaccggagcagggaaacTGCAGTACGCGGTGCGCTTCtcgtgcacactggtatctaaggCGCCAAATGATTCATTTTTCAAAAAGGTGGTGCTTGGCACTCTCATTTTCGGCGTACTAGGAAACAACAGagtcgcgtgccgcaatttatctgctcgggtgatcgctcacttgtgctaatctttatCCGCTGCAGCTACATTATTTACTTGTCCTTTTCAGCTTGGATTTAGACAATGTAAATCCACCACTAATCAATTATTAACTACTATTCATATCTTTCCTTGCTGTTAACCACGCTGGGCACATATATGTATGATTTCTAGATTTCAGgaaagcctttgacaaagtgTCGCATGGGAAACTTCTCTTAAGCTTGAATCCATAAGTATTCcacaatatatcgtgaaatgggTAGAGACATATCTAAGGAATAGGAAACAATTCGTaggatttgatttgatttgattggaTTTGATTTAAttgtctttccaagaaagaaaggaacagccacaaaaagctactgcaatTAGTAGCTTGACGGGGTGACAGCCCCGTTAGAATTACAGCAACGGACAGTGCGTAGGACAAAAAATATATAAGAAATGAATAAGATCGGAGAAAAAGGATACATACACACGAATAAATATACATGCTGGTAGAAGATTGTTAAGCATTAGGATTAACAGGAACCTGATGGAAACAGTTTTAGCTACATTAAACAAATTATGAAATGAGGAAACACAGAGAAACAGAGAGAACATTGGAAGGATTGGTGCAAATACACAGTCGAATGAAATCAAGTAATGTTATAGAATACTTACAAGAACAAGTCACGAAGCTCTTGCCATGTTATGTTTGCAATTTCAACACCATTCTTTTGTTGTTGTAACCGGTTCAACAGTGCGCTTCTGACACGCTTCCTGTTACCTCAGCTGCATAACAGGAGAGTGTTTTGGGGCTTTTCAAAACACAAATCGCTTCAAAAACGATTAGTCTTTTCGCATATGATTGTACTCTTTACAAAGAAGTAATGTGTGATGAAGGCCACAAGGCATTGCAGGATTCCCTGTTTTCAGTTGAACGGTGGTACCGAGAATGAGATATGGAAATAAATGTTAATAACAATGTGGTTTTAAGGATTACATGCAAAAaacagtggagtgcttttacCTACAACTTTAATAGTTACGCAATTACCGAGGTAAGCAAATATAAGTATTTAGGTGCCATTCTTACCAGTAACCACTCCTGGTCAACAGACGTAAAAGAAGTTTGTTCTTCAGCTTTCACAAAGTGGTGCTTCTTAAGGAGAAAACTAAGCAAGGTATCTAGTAAATTTAAGTTGTTGGCGTACTACATTTACATCAGGACTAAGTTGGCATATGCGTCAGCAATTTAGCATCCCCACACTAAAGAAAGCACAGTACTTGGAACGATGCACCGACTGCCATACCAGGGTTTAGGGATGTGCTTGAGCTTCCAGGGCGGCGTTCTAAATATACGCGGGTCCGACTTACGCGGACGCGACATAGGCGGTTACGCCAAAATTTCTGGATTTAAGCTTTATCACGTCCTGTAGGACCTGTGTTGAGATCGCACAAGCGCCACTACACATCCTGCAATGAGCCAAACCAGTGGAATTGCATCAAATTCAGCTTTCAGCACTAATATTGTTTTGAACTTTtaatatttacaaaatatttaCTATTTAGGATAAAATGAATGAGCTGTGAATGTTATCTTTCATGACATATGTTTGTGGGCTGCTATTCTCAATATATTGAGCAATAATTTAATCAAGAACGTGAGatctggtatgagcaactttggtgattgaaTAGTGTATAGCAGTATATATCCCGAATATACGGTATGCACGAGCATGTAACGTAATACAATTAAAGATTGGCGGAGCCCCACGGAGAAGGtgaaaattcggttggagtgacccaaggaggtttaaaacctccttggagtgaccatataattgctaatgCAAGAAAATATGGTTCCAAATTTTATTCCATTATTCGCGATGTCTCGCAACAGCCCGATTATACCGCATGACACTTTTATTCTTTGTATTTCATTCAACTCATCAAAAAGAAACGCTTCAACTGTGCCACATTGAGCATAAAATAGAGAGAACGTCTCGCCCAATCTGAATGGCTGTTCGCTAAACAGCAAAAGAGCTAACGTTCCTCCACCCATTTCTTGTCCTCGCAACAAGCCCTAGACTTGCCTCTGAGCGATGGCTGCAATACTAATTTCTCGCCGTACCCGTCGAAATAGGTCTAACAATAAAAAAGATAAGCATCGCACGTCTTCGTTCAGGCGCAGTTTAGGAGGCCTCCAGTTATGCTGGGCTCATGAAAGCATCCTACTTTTCCTCTATGCTGCGGTTCATGGTATTCAGAGTAGAATTTGTACTGAATATCTTATTAGGTGCTTACCTACCCAAAAGAATTGTTTAAATCTATCCTAGCATGCCCGCGCAACACCAGTgtggaaaagaaacaaaagagtAGCTTTTACATGTGTACtatagcacgaaaaaaaaaagaataacgcaCGTGAGGAATAGCAGAGCGTCTACTTTATGCGAGGTGTTGTCTTGGTGCGTATTATTAAAGAATGAAAATCAGATTCCCTCGCCACTCGAAAAGCCCGGCTTCTCACTTCTTGTCGAAGCCAACAATCGGGTATAAAAGGCTGCTCCTCACAGACCCAAATCAGAAGCTTCTTCTCCTCCATCGGACTAGGGCCACCACCATGGTATGTCAGCGATGAACTATTCAATCTCGCGGGGAAACTGTTAACAGTTCAAGAATTTCTCATGCAAAAATGGTCTCCTTCTtatccttgctttttttttgcaagattAAGTGAAAGTGGCTAAGGCTGTTACAACCATTTAGTTGAAATGTAGAGACTCACTAATCAGTATCTTCCGACAGCATTGCTTGTAAGGAGTTCTTTAAATGCAGGTCACAAACGAACCCACCAGTCCAATAAACAAGCATCAATTAAAAATGCAATAATACGTGAGGCAACGACCAGACCAACACTTATTCTCACTTTTGTGGTGTAGTTAGCAGCACTTTTTTTATATGccgaaaatgtttttttcttctctcagCTGCGTGCCTGCATCGTCCTCGCCCTGGCCACCAGTGCCTTTGCTGGTCACGTTGCCGGAGGTTACACCCTCGCCAGCAACCTCGGTTACGGCCTTGGCTACGGAAGCCTCGGCTATGCTGGTCTCGGTTATGGTGGCCTTGGTCTTTCCCACTACGGCCTGTCCCATGGAGTCGGCTACTCCGGCCTgactggctatggtgttggttACGGATACGGATACGCCCCAGCCGCTAGCTACGCCGTTGCTGCCCCAGCGGTCACCCGCACTGTTTCCACCTACCACGCTGCTCCAGCTGTGACCGCTGTTCACGCTGCCCCAGCCGTGACCGCTGTCCACGCCGCTCCAGCTGTTGCCACCTACGCTGCCGCCCCAGCCGTGACCAGTGTTGTCCAATCTGCTCACGTCGTTGCTGCTGCCCCAGCTGTCGCCACCTACGCCGCTGCCCCAGCTGTCACCAAGGTGGTGCAGACCGCTCCAGCTGTCACCTACGCTGCCGCCCCAGCTGTCACCAGGGTGGTCCAGTCCGCTCCATTGGTCCACACCTATGCTGCCCCCGCAGTGACCAAGGTTGTCCAGTCCACTCCTCTTGTCCAGACCTACGCTGCCGCCCCAGCTGTCACTCGTGTCACTACCTACGCTGCCCCAGCTGTCACCAAGGTTGTCCAGTCCGCGCCAGTTGTCGCCAGCTACGCCGCTGCCCCAGCCGTGACCGCTGTACACGCTGCCCCAGCCGTGACCACTGTCCACGCTGCTCCAGCTGTTGCCACCTATGGCGTTGCCCATGTGGCCCACGCTGCCCCAGCCGTCGCCACCTACGGTGTTGCCCACGCTGCCCCAGCCGTTGCTACATACGGTGTTGCTCACGCTGCCCCAGCCTACTACGGCTACGGTGTTGGCTCCCTCGGCTACGGTGCCGGCAGCTACGGTTACGGCCACGGTCTCCTCGGCTACGGCCTGAACTACGGCTACGGTCTTGGCTCTCCTCTCAGCTACTCCACCCTCCTCCGCAAGAAGAAGTGTaagttgtgctttcttttcaatTCTCTTTAATTGCCACGCCACTCTTGAACTCTCTTTTCTCACTAACGTtcactttttgttctttttgcagAAATTCTCTTGTTCTAGACCATCTGACTGAATCCAATGTACAGAGCAATGGAGAAGCAGTTTTCAAGGCATCAATTCAGTGTACGAATTGTTATTGCGGAATAAACTGCTTGCGCCAACTAAGCCTCACGGTCTGCACTTCCGCTGATACGGCTTCTTGATGCACTCACGCAAGAAAAGAATATCATGGATATCACAGGCCTGCAAGCCATCTCAGCTGAGCAAGCGTTCACGATGGCATAGCAATGACAACGCACTGACAATTTCCAAGCATACGGTCCCCTTCTTCTGCTGTTCGAATATTTATTATTGGAACAGCGACTTCTTAAGATCCCCATGGTGCTGCGTTTTTGTATAACCAGCCCGCCAACGTAGTGCGCAACGCTCTGAGCTTCTCTTGATTTCGACTTCCATTTTTATTATATTTACTTGCAGAATGCTTGGATGATAATAGCGCAACCTAAATTAAACTGCGCCCAAAATCCTCATTGCTGGAGGCTTAATGTTTACATGCACTGCGCTTCCTAAAAGCAAATGGTTAGTCTACGCTCAAAATTCACTCTCATGCATACAGCGCATGTATGAAAATTTACTGCCGGTAACGTTGTCGTTCACGATAGAatcggaagtttttttttttgtgccacgaAGACAATACGGGAGGAGAACTAGTGCGCAACTGGTGCCGAAAGTCATGCAGCTTCCACGAAGTCGGCGGATTCAAAAATTTCTTCCGATGCTCGTGTAACCACAGCACACTTCGCTCCGTCTATTTCTGTCAGCCATCGCACGCATTGATGAGGCCTGAAAGGGTACCCCGCCTTACTGCCTTCGATGACTCTCTCTTTGGCTGTTGGGTAACTCTAGTAAAAACCACAAGAACGAGATAAATAAACCGTTTCTCACGCAGCTATCGCTTGGGCGTCGCGTCCTCGCTTCGAGCAAGCGTCACGGTTGCCGTGAAGAGATCCCACGCCACCCGCCTCAGACCAGCGAATGAGAGGCAAGCAGGCGCGCGGATGACaaaaataaatgtcgcagtttcgcccgaaaggcgaagcatcgattgcgatagcaaattggtacgCAACTACACGAACCAAAGATAACAGTTTTACCGGTCGTATGaacgtgtaaacattcgcttagtaactaaaGTTCCAAGCATGGTGCAGCGCCTGCACAGGTACACAAGaaaacatctcgctcgatgagcaCGGAAACTCGCTGGCAAAACGCTGGAGttaggaggcgcggcagcagcagagaGCGAATAGACCTTAGTGCCGTCTTTCGCTtcaactaaacgtcgaaagcacagcgcataccttGCTACCGGccctagttgcactttgtccacgtcgcagatcactttcaatatacggcgcccgcgcggccgccgccggagtaaaACGTCCCCTCCCCTTATCCTCGGTAAACCCCCCACCCCCCCGCGCCTCGCGCGCAACAGCAGAAGGGCGGGCCCCGCacactctcgagttcaccaaacgGCCACAGAGGGCGAACAAATCGACCGCGCGACGCTGCTGATAAAACAAGCGTAGTACATCCACTCGAAAATGTGCTTACGTGAGTGCAATAGCTCCCTCGAGAGGCGGCGTAATAAGCCTAATTTTAACCTGCAAACGTTCTCCCACATTTATCAAAACGTTTTTATGTTATGACCAagagtacaaaattattgttcCTAATTATGCATTGTACTCTTGAGTAGTAACTGTGTTGTTTTCTTGCCATTATAAACGCGAAATAACGTTCAGCCTCATCTACCTCCCACGTGACCTATATGGCCTGGATTTGAAATCATTACCGGTTCGTGTACATGGCAGACGCGGATTCGATGGTTCATTCACTTAAGCTGGTTGCTTATCTTGTGCTAAAACCCCTTTATTGCGCTTTGATACCTAGCAgtatttaacttggggtgaagtgacgtgttCGCGAGCGGAAATGCAAGAGCCATGCAGAACCCATCTCCATCGAAACCGGAGCCTGATTCCGCAAAGACTGTggatggcaataccggtgagtcgtttaacatcgctgcctggatcgttatgtaatattcgtctccTTAACTCACTTGCGGAGACAAGTTAACAAAGTAGATCCTCTattacatatgggcagtcaggaccctccgttgctgtttccgaaataAATCTTTAGTTGCGAGGCCGTCGTTATAAACACACAATccgaaagaaagagagcggtaTCGGAATGCGCGTCACATTTtcatctcgttgtagccgtggccGTAGGCGACTGAGCGCCCTTACCAATCTATATACCTTTTTTTCGGGTCCGCCGGTAACTTCTTTCATCCACAAAACCGAATAAGCCTTTGGTAAATTGTAGTGAAAGTACTAAATTTAGTGTAGTAAACAGCTGCAGGCGTGATAatttacccatatttcgtacttggaTCCAAATATTCCTGTAGTTCAGTTTGATTTACCTTAGAGCATTTATTTTTCCAGTAATGAAGCCGTGCATCACGTTCGCTGAAAAAAAGTGCACCAGTTCTACTAGCTTCATATCTTTCatgcatttgcttgtggaaccagcagtgaTCTCTTCAAGTGTATAAATAAGCGCACAGATACTCTCATTTGTGttcctaataatacttaagctgttgacacGCATTTAGTTAGGCAGACATAAATATTATGGACAGCAGCAATGCTTATTTATTAGGATGGTGTACATTTGCATATGTTCTGCAGCCAGAAATCATTAAAATATATATGTCACACCcttttgcatttcatattgcaagATCGTGCTTTTTAAATTTCTGACGCAGTCAAAATTTCTAttccagacatgcagtaaagaggaCGGCACCAGTGTGAAGCAACGCATTCcacacactaaagagaagccACTGCCTGCTACAACAAGGCTATTGT contains the following coding sequences:
- the LOC119444860 gene encoding cuticle protein 16.5-like, which gives rise to MRASIPVLTRVDAGGVGKRMTLLRACIVLALATSAFAGHVAGGYTLASNLGYGLGYGSLGYAGLGYGGLGLSHYGLSHGVGYSGLTGYGVGYGYGYAPAASYAVAAPAVTRTVSTYHAAPAVTAVHAAPAVTAVHAAPAVATYAAAPAVTSVVQSAHVVAAAPAVATYAAAPAVTKVVQTAPAVTYAAAPAVTRVVQSAPLVHTYAAPAVTKVVQSTPLVQTYAAAPAVTRVTTYAAPAVTKP